In Syntrophorhabdaceae bacterium, a single genomic region encodes these proteins:
- a CDS encoding DUF4062 domain-containing protein, with protein sequence MKKKLQVFISSTYSDLKAERQSAVDAVLKAGHIPAGMELFAAGNVYR encoded by the coding sequence ATGAAAAAGAAGTTGCAGGTATTCATCTCATCAACTTACTCAGACCTGAAAGCCGAAAGACAATCCGCCGTAGATGCTGTTCTGAAGGCTGGGCATATTCCTGCTGGAATGGAACTCTTCGCAGCTGGGAATGTATACAGGTAG